CGTCTCAACGTGGCTTGTATGAGGAAACATGTCTACCGGCTGAGCCTCACGGGTTTCATACCCCAACTCCTTAAGCATCTTCAGATCACGTGCCAGAGTTGCCGGATTGCAGCTGACGTAGACAATCCGTTGGGGGTCCGCCTGGGCCACTGCATCCAGCAGCATAGGCGCACACCCTTTACGGGGCGGGTCCAGTATGACCACATCGGCTCTGAGCCCTTCATTGGCGAGCTTGGGCAAAGTGCGTTCGGCATAGCCGAGATGGAATTCAGCATTGTCAATAGCATTGAGCTGAGCATTAAAGCGCGCGTCGTTGACGGCGCTTTTGTTGTTTTCGATGCCGATTACCTTTTGAGCATGTTTGGCAATATACAAACCAATGCTGCCGGTGCCGCTGTATACATCCAGAACCACCTCACTCCCCTGGAGTGCAGCGTACTTTTTTACCTGTTCATAGATTTTTAAAGCGCCCTGATTGTTGACCTGCCAAAATGAGCGGGCAGAGATTTTAAACTTCATGTCTCCAAGAGTATCAATAATGTATCCCGGGCCCCAAATGACTTCCTCTTTGCTTCCCATGATCACATTGGTGGGATGGGGATTTTGATTCAGAACCAGGGTCTCGAGGGTGGGCAGTGCCTGGCGCAACTTACGAAGAAACTGCTCCCGACCAGGAAACTGTAATTTGGCAACGACCAATACTAAAAGCGACTGTCCGGTTGCCTCCGAGTGGCGGGTGACAATGTGCCGGAGCAGTCCATCCCAGGGCACCAGTTTGCATTCTCTGGCCACTTCCGCAGTAATTCGGGTCAGTTGATTGTTGGGACCATGCTGAATAGCACATTCCTCAACCGGCACCAGTTCATTGCTACGAGGGCGGTAGAGCCCTGCGGTGGGCCTGCCTTCATAGACAGCAACCGGGGCCTGCATTTTATTGCGATAATTCCAGGACCGGGTAGGCAATGTGTCGCGGACAAGAGCCGGGTCGACGCCCCCAATCCGCTCCAATGAAGTTTTGGTGGTCTCTGTCTTTATTCTCAGTTGCTCTTCATAATCCAGGTGCTGAAGATTACAGCCGCCGCATTGACCAAACCACTGACATTTGGGATCTATCCGCTTACCTGTCTCCACTATCTCCTGTATCAAGCCACGGCCATAATCTTTTTGAACGCTGATTATTTCAACAGTCACCACATCTTCAGGGGCCGCAAAGGGAACAAAAACGGTATACCCTTCAACTTTGGCCACACCCTCGCCCTGGTGGCTGATTGATTCAATTTTAACAGTCGGCTTATCACCAATTTTGACCGGGGCAGCTTTCATAGCTTTCACTCCAAATATGATATACCTTATCTTACCACAAAAAAATGACCGTGCTCGAGCTGGGTTTTATTCTAACCCGGGAGCAAGAGAACCGTCCCCGTGCTCCCATGAAAAAGTGGCGCCGAGGCGCCACTATTCTGATTGAATTTCGATTAATCCTGCGTTTACCAGCGCCCGCAGAACATTGCTAACGTCCTGTTTTTGCTCCGCCGGCAACCGGTCGACAAAGGCCTCCATCTCTTCCTGACTGCACAAACGGGTAACAGTTACACCGCCGACTTGAAATTGTTTTTTTGCCACATCTCTACCTCCCAAATCTTTTCACCTATAACTTACCTGCCAATTGAAAAATATATGCACTGAATTTTTTTGTATCTGTGATAAAATAGGAAGGACAAGGAGTGAATTGTATGGAAGACAAGCTTATTAAAGCTGTGGCGGCTGATGGAAAACTGAGAATGACCACAGCCCAAACGATAAACACAGTGCAGCACGCCCGGGA
This genomic interval from Bacillota bacterium contains the following:
- the rlmD gene encoding 23S rRNA (uracil(1939)-C(5))-methyltransferase RlmD, which codes for MKAAPVKIGDKPTVKIESISHQGEGVAKVEGYTVFVPFAAPEDVVTVEIISVQKDYGRGLIQEIVETGKRIDPKCQWFGQCGGCNLQHLDYEEQLRIKTETTKTSLERIGGVDPALVRDTLPTRSWNYRNKMQAPVAVYEGRPTAGLYRPRSNELVPVEECAIQHGPNNQLTRITAEVARECKLVPWDGLLRHIVTRHSEATGQSLLVLVVAKLQFPGREQFLRKLRQALPTLETLVLNQNPHPTNVIMGSKEEVIWGPGYIIDTLGDMKFKISARSFWQVNNQGALKIYEQVKKYAALQGSEVVLDVYSGTGSIGLYIAKHAQKVIGIENNKSAVNDARFNAQLNAIDNAEFHLGYAERTLPKLANEGLRADVVILDPPRKGCAPMLLDAVAQADPQRIVYVSCNPATLARDLKMLKELGYETREAQPVDMFPHTSHVETVVLMSRANK